One genomic segment of Pseudomonadota bacterium includes these proteins:
- a CDS encoding Gldg family protein, which produces MFKKSQLNAGGLAVIGLLFVAVMLLANLLLRGAQIDLTSDKLYTISDGTEHIVENLKEPINLYLFFSERTATPIPQIKNHGVRVRELLQELASRSKGKLTLKVIDPQPFSEEEDRATELGITSVPVNASGEKLYLGLAATNSTDGKESIPYLDPSLEEQLEYDVAKLIHKLSTAKKPVVGWLSSLPMGGDFDMQSGRPRAPWVVYGQIEQLYDVRALEPSLTKIDADVDVLVLVHPKELPPAALYAIDQFAMRGGHILAFVDPNAQADQSGNDPNNPMAQFQADKSSHLEPLLASWGVDFKSDQVVGDLERGLTVSMREGEPPSQHIAVLGFDGTNVSKDVITTHLDSINMATVGSLKPVAGSKLKFESLIKTSKQAGLLPAQRFAMMSDPATLRDGFKPLGELTVAARISGNAVSAFANGPPAGVVAAPDALKASAKPLNVVVIADTDLLQDFMWVNVRNFFGQTMAQPFANNGELVWNALDNLAGSADLISIRGRAAYSRPFERVEALRRSADAQFRTKEQELEQQLQQTEENLTKLQTASPGGGEAILSADQAREIERFQEDKLRIRKELRAVKAGLENDIKALGMKMKLINILVMPVVFTLLALLVNAWHRRRRHAIAMLRKGGAA; this is translated from the coding sequence ATGTTCAAGAAATCCCAACTCAACGCCGGCGGCCTCGCGGTCATCGGTCTCCTGTTCGTGGCCGTCATGCTGCTCGCCAACCTGCTGTTGCGCGGCGCGCAGATCGACCTCACGAGCGACAAGCTCTACACGATTTCCGACGGCACCGAACACATCGTCGAGAACCTCAAGGAGCCCATCAACCTCTACCTGTTCTTCTCCGAACGCACGGCCACGCCGATTCCGCAGATCAAGAATCACGGCGTTCGCGTGCGCGAGTTGCTCCAGGAGCTCGCCTCGCGGTCCAAGGGCAAACTCACGCTCAAGGTGATCGATCCGCAGCCGTTCTCCGAGGAAGAGGACCGCGCCACGGAGCTCGGCATCACCTCGGTGCCCGTGAATGCCAGCGGCGAAAAACTTTACCTCGGTCTCGCAGCCACCAATTCGACCGACGGCAAGGAGTCGATTCCCTACCTGGACCCGAGCCTCGAAGAGCAGCTCGAGTACGACGTCGCCAAACTCATCCACAAGCTGTCGACGGCGAAAAAACCCGTCGTGGGCTGGTTGTCGTCGCTGCCGATGGGTGGGGATTTCGACATGCAATCCGGCCGGCCGCGTGCACCGTGGGTGGTCTACGGACAGATCGAGCAGCTCTACGACGTGCGCGCCCTCGAGCCGTCGCTGACGAAGATCGACGCGGACGTCGACGTGCTGGTCCTGGTGCACCCGAAAGAGCTGCCGCCGGCCGCCTTGTACGCCATCGACCAGTTCGCGATGCGCGGCGGACACATCCTGGCGTTCGTGGATCCGAATGCCCAGGCCGACCAGTCGGGTAACGACCCTAACAACCCGATGGCGCAGTTCCAGGCCGACAAATCCTCGCACCTGGAACCGCTGCTCGCCTCCTGGGGCGTCGACTTCAAGTCCGACCAAGTGGTCGGCGATCTCGAACGCGGCCTGACCGTCTCGATGCGCGAGGGCGAGCCGCCATCGCAGCACATCGCGGTGCTCGGTTTCGACGGCACGAACGTCTCCAAGGACGTGATCACCACGCACCTCGACAGCATCAACATGGCGACCGTCGGCAGTTTGAAGCCGGTCGCCGGCAGCAAGCTCAAATTCGAGTCGCTGATCAAGACCAGCAAACAGGCGGGGCTGCTGCCCGCGCAACGTTTCGCGATGATGAGCGACCCCGCGACCTTGCGCGACGGCTTCAAACCGCTGGGCGAGCTGACCGTCGCCGCGCGCATCTCGGGTAATGCCGTAAGCGCCTTCGCCAATGGCCCACCCGCGGGCGTCGTCGCCGCGCCGGATGCGCTGAAGGCTTCCGCCAAGCCGCTCAACGTGGTCGTCATCGCCGATACGGATCTGCTGCAGGATTTCATGTGGGTGAATGTGCGCAATTTCTTCGGCCAGACGATGGCGCAACCCTTCGCCAACAACGGCGAACTGGTCTGGAACGCGCTCGACAATCTCGCCGGCAGCGCCGACCTCATCAGCATTCGCGGCCGCGCCGCTTATTCGCGCCCGTTCGAACGCGTCGAGGCGTTGCGCCGCAGCGCCGACGCGCAGTTCCGCACCAAGGAACAGGAGCTCGAGCAGCAGCTGCAGCAGACCGAGGAGAACCTCACCAAGCTGCAGACGGCCAGCCCCGGTGGCGGCGAGGCGATCCTGTCCGCCGACCAGGCGCGCGAGATCGAGCGCTTCCAGGAAGACAAGTTGCGCATCCGCAAGGAACTGCGTGCGGTGAAAGCCGGCCTCGAGAACGACATCAAGGCGCTCGGCATGAAGATGAAACTCATCAACATCCTGGTGATGCCGGTGGTCTTCACGCTGCTGGCGTTGCTGGTCAATGCGTGGCACCGGCGGCGGCGCCATGCCATCGCCATGTTGCGCAAGGGAGGCGCGGCGTGA
- a CDS encoding heme exporter protein CcmB, with protein MKSVQIILRRELASYFATPLALVVILFFLVLANLFAFFFGAIFERGQADMTPFFTFLPWLYLLLCPAVSMRLWAEERRNGSIEMLLTQPITLWQAVLGKFFAAWLFVGLALLLTFPLWITINYLGNPDNGAIFAAYVGSFFIAGGFLAVGSFTSAITKNQLIAFLVAAAICFVLLLAGHGMVTAWFDSWAPQWLVASIVSLSFLAHFENIIKGLLDLRDILYFALVSVFFLLASTVVLESRKSS; from the coding sequence TTGAAATCCGTGCAAATCATCCTGCGGCGCGAGCTCGCGAGTTACTTCGCGACGCCGCTCGCCCTGGTCGTCATCCTGTTCTTCCTGGTGCTCGCCAACCTGTTCGCGTTTTTCTTCGGCGCGATCTTCGAACGCGGCCAGGCCGATATGACGCCGTTCTTCACCTTCCTGCCCTGGCTCTACCTGCTGCTGTGTCCGGCCGTGTCGATGCGCCTGTGGGCCGAAGAGCGCCGCAACGGCAGCATCGAAATGCTGCTCACGCAGCCCATCACGCTGTGGCAGGCGGTGCTCGGGAAGTTCTTCGCCGCCTGGCTGTTCGTGGGTCTCGCGCTGCTGCTCACCTTCCCGCTGTGGATCACCATCAATTACCTCGGCAACCCGGACAACGGCGCCATCTTCGCCGCCTACGTCGGCAGCTTCTTCATCGCGGGTGGCTTCCTCGCCGTCGGGTCGTTCACCTCGGCCATCACGAAGAACCAGCTCATCGCCTTCCTGGTGGCCGCGGCGATCTGCTTCGTGTTGCTGCTCGCGGGCCACGGCATGGTGACGGCGTGGTTCGATTCGTGGGCGCCGCAGTGGCTGGTGGCCAGCATCGTGTCACTGTCGTTCCTCGCGCACTTCGAAAACATAATCAAAGGTCTGCTCGACCTGCGCGACATCCTCTACTTCGCGTTGGTCAGTGTCTTCTTCCTGCTCGCGAGCACGGTCGTGCTCGAGTCGCGCAAATCGAGCTAA
- a CDS encoding TolC family protein: MGFLNSRRVAAALVLVLVAAAAEARTLRVGIVTDGAAGRQVFSVQAIEREIANIAAPDTQILLPPEKRFVGDWSLDGAAAALDRALADREVDVVITLGILTSQQAARRVSLPKPVIAPLVIDPILQGYPLNEGRSGRHNFAYVADFQSVANEVRTFHDIVGFKYLVALVDDSLMAALPQLSDKATELAAALNLKIGIVRVGDNVDVALASIPQGVDAVYVTPLRFDDTQVRQLADGLAARKLPTFSVVGRSELDAGMLMTTGGAERDSERLARRVVIMIQRIAGGEDPARFEVGFPTTQRLVLNMRVANGIGFSPRWQFLTDAEQLYGEPTGTQPLTLLEAMRAALDANPALAASRERLGSVEDDVRIARSGLLPSLSASAARTRIDADRASPLIQAEDTTSAGLSFSQVIYSERAWAGYSIAKSLSQAQAHGQRADLLDTLTESASAYLNLLRAKAVENVRRRNVENTRRNLETSRVREEVGLAGRSDYLRWVAQLAQDKQNLLAAESQRRQAETEVLRILHRPASQPFTTVESGIDDPLSLISSPRTQSFLDSPAKWAVFMEYAVHTALANAPEIARADAVIDARQRALSSASRSYYLPDLALVSSGSKYTDRSGAGSLSVPGAPDDESWSVTLQATLPLFTSGLRGAEKSQARHELRAGEADKAAATDGVEARTRVYLHRTASSWPAIDLSREAQSAADENLGNVSEAYARGSVSVTDLIDAQETALSAGLSATDAKYGFMVDFVNVLRSMGDFQILLDPASREAWYAQVETWFRDHP; encoded by the coding sequence TTGGGATTCCTTAACTCGCGCCGCGTCGCGGCAGCGCTGGTATTGGTGCTGGTCGCAGCTGCCGCCGAAGCGCGCACGCTCCGGGTCGGCATCGTCACCGACGGCGCGGCCGGGCGGCAGGTGTTCTCCGTCCAGGCCATCGAGCGCGAGATCGCCAACATCGCCGCGCCCGACACCCAGATCCTGCTGCCGCCGGAGAAACGTTTCGTCGGCGACTGGTCGCTCGACGGCGCGGCCGCGGCGCTCGATCGCGCGCTGGCGGATCGCGAGGTCGACGTGGTCATCACGCTCGGCATCCTCACCTCGCAACAGGCGGCGCGTCGCGTATCGCTGCCCAAACCGGTGATCGCGCCGCTGGTGATCGATCCCATCCTGCAGGGCTACCCGCTCAACGAAGGCCGCAGCGGCCGGCACAATTTCGCCTACGTCGCGGATTTCCAGAGCGTCGCCAATGAAGTGCGCACATTCCACGACATCGTCGGTTTCAAATACCTGGTGGCGCTGGTCGACGATTCGCTGATGGCCGCGCTGCCGCAGCTGTCGGACAAGGCCACGGAACTCGCGGCTGCGCTCAATCTGAAGATCGGCATCGTGCGCGTCGGCGACAACGTCGACGTGGCGCTGGCCAGCATTCCGCAGGGCGTCGATGCCGTGTACGTCACGCCGCTGCGTTTCGACGATACGCAGGTGCGCCAGCTCGCCGACGGTCTCGCGGCGCGCAAGCTGCCCACGTTCTCCGTCGTCGGGCGCAGCGAGCTCGACGCAGGAATGCTGATGACCACCGGTGGTGCGGAGCGCGACTCCGAACGCCTGGCGCGGCGGGTGGTCATCATGATCCAGCGCATCGCGGGAGGAGAGGATCCCGCGCGGTTCGAGGTAGGTTTCCCGACCACGCAGCGCCTGGTGCTGAACATGCGCGTCGCGAACGGCATCGGCTTTTCGCCGCGCTGGCAATTCCTGACCGACGCCGAGCAGCTGTATGGTGAGCCCACCGGCACGCAGCCGCTGACCTTGCTCGAGGCCATGCGCGCCGCGCTCGATGCCAACCCGGCATTGGCGGCGAGTCGCGAACGTCTCGGATCCGTCGAAGACGATGTCCGCATCGCGCGCAGCGGATTGCTGCCGTCGCTGTCCGCGTCGGCTGCACGCACGCGCATCGACGCGGATCGCGCCAGCCCGCTGATCCAGGCTGAGGACACGACCAGCGCCGGCCTGTCGTTCAGCCAGGTCATCTATTCCGAACGCGCCTGGGCGGGGTACTCGATCGCCAAGTCCTTGAGCCAGGCGCAGGCGCACGGGCAACGCGCGGACCTTTTGGACACGTTGACCGAGTCCGCGTCGGCGTATCTCAACCTGCTGCGCGCCAAGGCGGTGGAAAACGTTCGCCGCCGCAACGTCGAGAACACCCGCCGGAACCTCGAGACCTCGCGCGTGCGCGAAGAAGTCGGCCTCGCGGGCCGCTCCGACTATCTACGCTGGGTGGCGCAGCTCGCCCAGGACAAGCAGAACCTGCTGGCGGCGGAATCGCAGCGGCGACAGGCCGAGACCGAGGTGCTGCGCATCCTGCACCGGCCGGCGAGCCAGCCGTTCACCACGGTGGAGTCCGGCATCGACGACCCGCTTTCGCTGATATCGAGCCCGCGCACGCAGTCGTTCCTGGATTCGCCGGCGAAGTGGGCCGTGTTCATGGAGTACGCGGTGCACACGGCGCTCGCGAACGCGCCGGAGATCGCGCGCGCCGACGCGGTGATCGATGCGCGCCAGCGCGCGTTGAGCTCGGCGTCGCGCAGCTACTATCTACCCGACCTGGCGCTGGTCTCGAGCGGTTCCAAATACACCGACCGCAGCGGCGCCGGTTCGCTGTCGGTGCCCGGCGCGCCCGACGATGAATCCTGGAGCGTGACACTGCAGGCGACCTTGCCGCTGTTCACCAGCGGCCTGCGCGGCGCCGAGAAATCGCAGGCGCGGCACGAACTGCGTGCCGGGGAGGCCGACAAGGCCGCGGCCACCGACGGCGTCGAGGCGCGCACGCGCGTCTATCTGCACCGCACCGCGAGCTCGTGGCCGGCGATCGACCTGTCGCGCGAAGCCCAGTCCGCCGCCGATGAAAACCTCGGCAACGTCAGCGAGGCGTACGCGCGCGGCTCGGTGTCGGTCACCGACCTGATCGATGCGCAGGAGACCGCGTTGTCCGCCGGCCTGTCCGCGACCGATGCGAAGTACGGCTTCATGGTCGACTTCGTGAACGTGCTGCGATCCATGGGCGATTTCCAGATCCTGCTCGATCCGGCTTCGCGCGAAGCCTGGTATGCCCAGGTCGAAACCTGGTTTCGCGATCATCCCTAG
- a CDS encoding efflux RND transporter periplasmic adaptor subunit, protein MAFAATLAACGGKKEAEVLVRPVRSEVVTGGASAESATYTAEIRSRYETDLSFQVPGKLVSRAVDVGATVKKGQVLAQLDQTDQQLGVDAARGAVPAAQSDLDRSRSEEARFRDLLERGLTTRAQYQAQQTAVRSAEAKLSQATAELRLAQQRLGYTTLRADQDGVVTRVLVEQGTVVAAGQRAISIARPSELEAVFDVPDGRVGELRAASAVVINPLQGEAAAWAGRVREISPSADPVTRTYQVRTTIVNPPATLRLGMTVSVTLPRVGGAPNIALPSTAIFQKDGKPAVWVVKADNTLELRAVSVERYDTDRVYLSDGIRTGERVVTAGVHRLSPGETVKLLAEKTS, encoded by the coding sequence ATGGCGTTCGCCGCCACGCTGGCCGCCTGCGGGGGCAAGAAGGAAGCCGAAGTCCTGGTGCGCCCCGTGCGCTCGGAGGTGGTCACCGGGGGAGCGAGCGCCGAGAGCGCCACCTACACCGCGGAGATCCGCTCGCGTTACGAAACGGATCTGAGCTTCCAGGTCCCGGGCAAACTGGTGAGCCGCGCGGTGGACGTGGGCGCCACGGTGAAGAAAGGGCAGGTGCTGGCGCAGCTCGATCAGACCGATCAGCAGCTCGGTGTGGACGCCGCGCGCGGTGCGGTGCCGGCGGCGCAATCCGATCTCGATCGCTCGCGCAGCGAGGAAGCGCGCTTTCGGGACCTGCTCGAACGCGGCCTCACTACCCGCGCGCAGTACCAGGCGCAACAGACCGCGGTGCGCTCGGCCGAGGCGAAACTCAGCCAGGCGACGGCGGAGCTGCGGCTCGCGCAGCAGCGCCTCGGATACACGACGTTGCGCGCCGACCAGGACGGCGTGGTCACGCGCGTCCTGGTCGAGCAGGGCACGGTGGTGGCCGCGGGCCAGCGCGCCATCAGCATCGCGCGGCCGAGTGAGCTCGAAGCGGTGTTCGACGTTCCCGATGGACGCGTCGGCGAACTGCGCGCGGCTTCGGCGGTGGTGATCAATCCGCTGCAGGGTGAAGCCGCCGCCTGGGCCGGGCGCGTGCGCGAGATTTCGCCGAGCGCGGACCCGGTGACGCGCACCTACCAGGTGCGCACGACGATCGTGAACCCTCCCGCCACACTGCGGCTCGGCATGACCGTCAGTGTCACGCTGCCGCGCGTCGGCGGCGCGCCGAATATCGCGCTGCCTTCGACCGCGATCTTTCAGAAGGACGGCAAACCCGCGGTGTGGGTGGTGAAGGCGGATAACACGCTCGAACTGCGCGCCGTCAGTGTGGAACGCTACGACACGGATCGCGTGTACCTCTCGGATGGCATCCGCACCGGCGAACGCGTGGTCACGGCCGGCGTGCATCGCCTCTCGCCGGGCGAGACCGTGAAGTTGTTGGCCGAGAAGACGTCGTGA
- a CDS encoding efflux RND transporter permease subunit, whose amino-acid sequence MSTSTPQDHGGFNLSAWALTHKPLIGFLMVVALFAGFRAYNDLGRDEDPPFTIKVMVVRALWPGADAEQMAKQVTDRLEKPLESLQYLDFVSSYTRPGESTLMVTLRDSTPPEAVPEQWYQVRKKLGDIRGQLPQGTLGPFFNDDFGDVYGVVYALTSDGFTYRELRDQAEFIRAELLRVSNVGKVDLIGVQDEVVYIDFSLRQMAGLGIDPELVAATLASQNAVIASGTIETPGERIMVRVSGALDSVAAMENVAIRVGDRQVRLKDFARITRGYKDPPAPMFRYNGEPAIGIGVSMAKGGNVLNLGAALEKEVARIEAGLPVGIDVHRVANQSEVVEESVGHFTRGLFEAIGIVLIVSLVSLGLRAGLVVAVSIPLVLAIVFVFMQLFGISLQRISLGALIIALGLLVDDAMIAVEMMVKKMEEGWDKFRAATFAYTSTAFPMLTGTLVSVAGFLPVGFAKSSSGEYCFTLFAVVAIALLVSWVVAVIFTPYIGVALLKEQPAGEHHAHAETPMTARFRKVLTKALVNRGWVMLGTAGAFVVAVILFGFVQQQFFPSSSRPELMVDLRLAQNSSIEATDAAVKRFEKVLLADPDIAYHSFYIGSGAVHFYLPLNQQLENANFAQAVVVTKSYEVRDQVRARLEKVLNEDYGTIMARVEPLALGPPVDWPLQYRVSGPDIAGVRAISETVAATLRANPNTRVVNFDWNEMTKSMRIKVDQDKARQLGISSEQVSRVLNAALSGRTVTQLRDDIYLIDVQGRAEARDRSDVGRLRDLEVGLPGGNSVPLTQIATFEYGLEETIIWRRNRLPTITVQSKIVDGLQPATVNEQLDKPIAELIAKLPTGYRIDVGGAAGESSKGSASIMAVVPVMFLIMLFILMLQLHSTQKLLLVMLTAPLAIIGVALALLISNRPFGFVALLGVFALVGMVIRNSVVLMAQIKENEDAGMERGAAIIDATMHRLRPILLTAAAAILGLIPIVSDVFWGPMAVAMMGGLFIATVLTLIFLPALYAGWYRAPRPSAAG is encoded by the coding sequence GTGAGCACGTCGACGCCGCAGGACCATGGCGGCTTCAATCTTTCCGCCTGGGCGCTGACGCACAAGCCGCTGATCGGCTTCCTCATGGTGGTCGCATTGTTCGCGGGCTTCCGCGCCTACAACGACCTGGGGCGCGATGAAGACCCGCCGTTCACCATCAAGGTGATGGTGGTGCGCGCGTTATGGCCGGGCGCCGACGCGGAGCAGATGGCCAAACAAGTGACCGACCGGCTGGAGAAGCCGCTCGAATCGCTGCAATACCTCGATTTCGTATCGAGCTACACGCGGCCCGGCGAATCCACGCTGATGGTCACGCTGCGGGACAGCACGCCGCCGGAAGCCGTGCCCGAGCAGTGGTACCAGGTGCGCAAGAAGTTAGGGGACATCCGCGGGCAGCTGCCGCAGGGCACTCTCGGGCCGTTCTTCAACGACGACTTCGGCGACGTGTATGGCGTCGTCTATGCGCTCACCAGCGACGGCTTCACCTATCGCGAGCTGCGTGACCAGGCGGAGTTCATCCGCGCCGAGCTGCTGCGCGTGAGCAACGTGGGCAAGGTCGACCTGATCGGCGTGCAGGATGAAGTCGTGTACATCGATTTCTCGCTGCGGCAGATGGCGGGCCTCGGGATCGATCCGGAGCTCGTCGCCGCGACGCTGGCCAGCCAGAACGCCGTGATCGCCTCGGGCACGATCGAAACGCCGGGTGAACGCATCATGGTGCGCGTCAGCGGCGCGCTCGATTCGGTGGCCGCGATGGAGAACGTCGCGATTCGCGTCGGCGACCGGCAGGTGCGGCTCAAGGACTTTGCGCGCATCACGCGCGGCTACAAGGATCCGCCCGCGCCCATGTTCCGCTACAACGGCGAGCCGGCCATCGGCATCGGCGTCTCGATGGCGAAGGGCGGCAACGTGCTCAACCTGGGTGCGGCGCTCGAGAAGGAAGTGGCCCGCATCGAAGCCGGGCTGCCGGTGGGCATCGACGTGCATCGCGTGGCGAACCAGTCCGAGGTGGTCGAGGAATCCGTCGGGCATTTCACGCGCGGCCTGTTCGAAGCCATCGGCATCGTGCTGATCGTGAGCCTGGTGAGCCTGGGGTTGCGCGCCGGACTCGTGGTCGCGGTCAGCATTCCGCTGGTGCTGGCCATCGTGTTCGTGTTCATGCAGCTGTTCGGGATCAGCCTGCAGCGCATCTCACTGGGCGCGCTCATCATCGCGCTCGGCCTGCTGGTCGACGACGCGATGATCGCGGTCGAGATGATGGTGAAGAAGATGGAGGAGGGCTGGGACAAATTCCGCGCCGCCACCTTCGCCTACACGTCGACGGCGTTTCCCATGCTGACCGGGACACTCGTGTCGGTGGCCGGCTTCCTGCCGGTGGGATTCGCCAAGAGCAGCTCGGGCGAATACTGCTTCACCTTGTTTGCGGTCGTCGCGATCGCGTTGCTGGTGTCGTGGGTGGTCGCGGTCATCTTCACGCCCTACATCGGCGTCGCGCTGCTCAAGGAACAACCTGCCGGCGAACATCACGCGCATGCCGAAACACCCATGACGGCGCGGTTTCGCAAGGTTCTGACCAAAGCGCTGGTGAATCGCGGCTGGGTCATGCTGGGAACCGCCGGGGCGTTCGTGGTCGCGGTGATCCTGTTCGGTTTCGTGCAGCAGCAGTTCTTTCCTTCCTCCAGCCGGCCCGAATTGATGGTCGACCTGCGCCTGGCGCAGAACTCGTCGATCGAGGCCACCGATGCCGCGGTCAAACGTTTCGAGAAAGTACTGCTGGCCGATCCCGACATTGCCTACCACAGCTTCTACATCGGCTCGGGCGCGGTGCATTTCTATCTACCGCTCAACCAGCAGCTCGAGAATGCCAACTTCGCGCAGGCTGTCGTGGTCACGAAGAGTTATGAAGTGCGCGACCAGGTGCGGGCGCGGCTCGAGAAGGTGTTGAACGAGGACTACGGCACGATCATGGCGCGCGTCGAACCGCTCGCCCTGGGGCCGCCAGTCGACTGGCCGCTGCAATACCGCGTCAGCGGTCCGGATATCGCCGGCGTGCGGGCGATTTCGGAGACCGTCGCGGCGACGTTGCGCGCGAATCCGAACACGCGCGTGGTCAACTTCGACTGGAACGAGATGACCAAGTCGATGCGCATCAAGGTGGACCAGGACAAGGCGCGCCAGCTGGGGATCAGCTCCGAGCAGGTGTCGCGCGTGCTGAATGCGGCCTTGTCCGGCCGCACCGTCACGCAGCTGCGCGACGACATCTATCTCATCGACGTGCAGGGGCGCGCCGAGGCGCGCGACCGCAGCGATGTCGGCCGCCTGCGCGACCTCGAGGTCGGCCTGCCCGGCGGCAACTCCGTGCCGCTGACGCAGATCGCGACGTTCGAGTACGGGCTCGAGGAAACCATCATCTGGCGGCGCAATCGCCTGCCGACCATCACCGTCCAGTCGAAGATCGTCGACGGGCTGCAGCCCGCGACCGTCAACGAGCAGCTCGACAAACCCATCGCGGAGCTGATCGCCAAACTACCGACCGGCTACCGGATCGACGTCGGCGGCGCCGCGGGCGAGAGCTCGAAGGGTTCGGCGTCGATCATGGCGGTCGTGCCGGTGATGTTCCTGATCATGCTGTTCATCCTGATGCTGCAATTGCACAGCACACAGAAGCTGTTGCTGGTCATGTTGACCGCGCCGCTGGCCATCATCGGCGTCGCGCTGGCCTTGCTGATCAGCAACCGGCCGTTCGGTTTCGTGGCCTTGTTGGGCGTGTTCGCGCTGGTCGGCATGGTCATCCGCAACTCGGTGGTGCTGATGGCGCAGATCAAGGAGAACGAGGATGCCGGCATGGAACGAGGCGCGGCCATCATCGATGCGACGATGCACCGCCTGCGGCCGATCCTGCTGACCGCGGCGGCGGCGATCCTGGGTCTCATCCCGATCGTCAGCGACGTGTTCTGGGGGCCGATGGCGGTCGCGATGATGGGTGGGTTGTTCATCGCCACGGTGCTCACGCTGATCTTCCTGCCGGCGTTGTACGCGGGCTGGTATCGGGCGCCGCGGCCATCGGCGGCGGGCTGA
- a CDS encoding glycosyltransferase: protein MSARRTVLIVSYYFAPSPAVGAKRFSFLTREFERLGYDVHVITHEMRDWKYVKADDSLPLATNVHRCDSIRLPFQGRGFFARAANALLRRLLAPVGWEYFWAAAATRKALQVARGLPPGIVIATSPAHAAVLAGADIARALGWPLILDYRDPWSAYEWPRWRRGKVTQWFAQRFEHRVVRQSAARVLNTPAMREWFERFFPHSLSARNFVIPNGFDAAPAARGPDATGPIEIVHAGEIFAGRTLVPVLRAMQHVAARHPGRQLRLTTYGALPPAELQRIRAASLEDLLEVRPRIPFVELFAALQRAHLLLAIVSDHMLYSTPYKVYDYMATGRPILGLAPKGAALFDLLADSGAGLCLEPGDESGIEAALERLVTGDVSPVRARIDRFRWSNLALQYRMVIETVAGAAAPAQAADDGAPGRNALDA, encoded by the coding sequence ATGAGCGCGCGCCGCACCGTCCTCATCGTGTCTTACTACTTCGCGCCGAGCCCGGCCGTCGGCGCCAAACGTTTCAGTTTCCTCACACGCGAGTTCGAGCGCCTCGGCTACGACGTGCACGTGATCACGCACGAGATGCGCGACTGGAAATACGTCAAGGCGGACGACTCGCTGCCGCTCGCCACCAACGTGCATCGCTGCGATTCGATCCGCCTGCCATTCCAGGGCCGGGGCTTTTTCGCGCGCGCCGCCAATGCGCTGCTGCGCCGGCTGCTCGCTCCGGTGGGGTGGGAATACTTCTGGGCGGCCGCCGCCACCCGCAAGGCGCTGCAAGTGGCGCGCGGGCTGCCGCCAGGAATCGTCATTGCCACCTCGCCGGCACACGCCGCCGTTTTGGCCGGCGCGGACATCGCGCGAGCGCTGGGCTGGCCGTTGATCCTCGACTACCGCGATCCATGGAGCGCGTACGAATGGCCGCGCTGGCGGCGCGGCAAGGTCACGCAGTGGTTCGCGCAGCGCTTCGAGCACCGCGTCGTTCGCCAGAGCGCCGCGCGCGTGCTGAATACGCCCGCGATGCGCGAATGGTTCGAGAGATTCTTTCCGCATTCCCTGAGCGCGCGCAATTTCGTGATTCCGAATGGCTTCGATGCCGCGCCCGCCGCGCGCGGTCCGGATGCGACCGGCCCCATCGAGATCGTGCACGCTGGTGAGATCTTCGCTGGCAGAACGCTGGTGCCGGTCCTGCGCGCCATGCAACACGTGGCGGCGCGGCATCCCGGGCGCCAGCTGCGCCTGACTACCTACGGCGCGCTGCCGCCGGCGGAACTGCAGCGCATCCGCGCGGCCTCGCTCGAAGATCTGCTCGAGGTCCGCCCGCGCATCCCCTTCGTGGAATTGTTCGCGGCCCTGCAGCGCGCGCACCTGCTGCTGGCGATCGTCAGCGATCACATGCTGTATTCGACGCCGTACAAGGTCTACGACTACATGGCCACCGGCCGGCCCATCCTCGGGCTCGCGCCCAAAGGCGCCGCGTTGTTCGACCTGCTGGCCGACAGCGGCGCCGGCCTGTGCCTCGAGCCGGGCGACGAAAGCGGTATCGAAGCCGCGCTCGAAAGACTCGTCACGGGCGACGTGTCGCCAGTACGCGCGCGGATCGACCGCTTCCGCTGGTCGAATCTCGCCCTTCAGTACCGCATGGTCATCGAAACGGTTGCGGGGGCCGCCGCGCCGGCACAGGCCGCCGACGACGGAGCCCCGGGCCGCAACGCGCTCGACGCCTGA